A genomic stretch from Triplophysa dalaica isolate WHDGS20190420 chromosome 4, ASM1584641v1, whole genome shotgun sequence includes:
- the pou2f3 gene encoding POU domain, class 2, transcription factor 3: MSTEAAEHTECQHEQADIEQNGIDFTRQIKRENLNDSPHSGLSHKTCHLTQGHPVPGGQLTGELSSLHPLPQLVLMSGSHLSSPSSFLLSQAQSGHQGLLQPNLLSLPTQSQTGLLPHQPGLALTPQGMGRTGLGGSMDGHLDMSHLQVPKRVGSPQDEPNDLEELEQFAKAFKQRRIKLGFTQGDVGLAMGKLYGNDFSQTTISRFEALNLSFKNMCKLKPLLEKWLSDAENSPSDTMSSPTTLPPLLEGYGRKRKKRTSIETNIKLTLEKRFLENPKPNSEEITHISEQLSMEKEVVRVWFCNRRQKEKRIYCPLSTSPMKSHNYNPRLPSTSRSFSPLASGGMSSSSSPNSPSRGSSPSTLTTSSSPLTSQGVNQSFNSTGSWYRWNTTSYHH, translated from the exons ATGAGCACTGAGGCTGCCGAACACACAGAGTGTCAGCATGAGCAAGCTG ATATCGAACAAAACGGGATTGACTTTACCCGACAA ataaagagagaaaatctGAACGATTCACCTCATTCTGGATTGTCACACAAAACATGCCATCTCACTCAAGGACATCCAGTGCCTGGTGGCCAGCTAACTGGG GAGCTGTCCTCCCTGCACCCTCTGCCCCAGCTGGTCCTGATGTCTGGGTCACATTTGTCCTCTCCGTCATCCTTTCTCCTCTCTCAGGCCCAATCTGGACACCAAG GACTTCTTCAGCCCAACCTGCTTTCCTTGCCAACACAGTCACAGACAGGACTTCTGCCACATCAGCCTGGTCTCGCACTAACTCCCCAG GGAATGGGCAGAACAGGGCTGGGTGGCTCTATGGATGGACATCTAGACATGTCTCACTTACAGGTCCCCAAACGTGTTGGCTCACCTCAAGATGAACCCAATGACCTGGAAGAACTAGAGCAGTTTGCTAAGGCCTTCAAACAGAGGCGCATCAAACTAGGATTTACTCAG GGTGACGTGGGCCTGGCAATGGGAAAGCTTTATGGAAATGACTTCAGTCAGACTACCATCTCACGCTTTGAGGCTCTCAATCTAAGCTTCAAAAACATGTGCAAACTCAAGCCCCTGCTTGAGAAATGGCTCAGCGATGCAG AGAACTCCCCATCTGACACCATGAGCAGTCCAACCACCTTACCGCCCCTTTTGGAGGGTTATGGACGAAAGAGGAAAAAGAGAACAAGCATCGAAACGAACATCAAGCTGACACTGGAGAAACGCTTTTTAGAG AATCCAAAACCAAATTCGGAAGAGATCACACACATCTCAGAGCAGCTTTCCATGGAGAAGGAAGTGGTGCGGGTGTGGTTTTGTAACCGGCGGcagaaagagaagagaataTACTGCCCGTTATCCACCTCACCCATGAAATCTCATAACTACAACCCACGTCTG CCTTCAACTTCCCGATCATTCAGTCCACTTGCCTCTGGTGGTA TGTCGTCAAGCTCCTCACCCAACAGTCCAAGTCGAGGCTCCTCACCCAGCACTCTGACCACTTCATCCAGTCCACTGACATCACAAGGGGTCAACCAGTCGTTCAACTCCACAGG ATCTTGGTATCGCTGGAACACCACATCATACCACCACTGA
- the slc37a2 gene encoding glucose-6-phosphate exchanger SLC37A2 isoform X1 — protein sequence MGSLAPGIKLITAFSRDSWYRFFILLLTFVFYTSYHLSRKPISIVKSQLHRNCSNVIYPSDLNITDNDTWCDWAPFDQKNYQNLFGVLDNCFLVAYAIGMFFSGIFGERVPLRYYLTFGMLLSGLFTTLFGLGFYWKIHSLWYYCLIQVLNGLVQTTGWPAVVACIGNWFGKGKRGFIMGVWNSHTSVGNILGSLIAGVYVSSAWGLSFIVPGIIIASTGVLCFLFLVEKPEDVNCTPPQHHESAEQEPLLSNSSSNEEIFSSHSSTAVEPVEEHTEAIGFCSALKIPGVVEFSLCLLFAKLVSYTFLYWLPLYIANVAHFDPKHAGDLSTLFDVGGIVGGILAGLISDYSGGRATTCCAMLIIAAPMLFLFNKVGQSGLSTTICMLLWCGALVNGPYALITTAVSADLGTHECLRGNSRALSTVTAIIDGTGSIGAAVGPLLAGLISPTGWNNVFYMLIAADVLACLLLSRLVYKEIRGWCGNTTRQRGFKEI from the exons ATGGGATCGCTGGCTCCGGGCATCAAACTCATCACCGCTTTCTCTAGAGACAGCTG GTACAGATTCTTCATCCTTTTGCTGACGTTTGTCTTCTACACTAGCTACCACCTCTCTCGAAAGCCCATCAGTATCGTCAAG aGTCAACTGCATAGAAACTGCTCTAATGTCATTTATCCATCTGACCTCAACATCACCGACAATGACACCTGGTGTGATTGGGCCCCTTTTG ACCAGAAAAATTACCAGAACCTGTTTGGAGTGCTGGACAACTGCTTTCTTGTCGCATATGCGATCGGCATGTTCTTCAG TGGCATTTTTGGAGAGCGCGTGCCCCTCCGGTACTACCTGACATTCGGGATGCTTCTCAGTGGCCTTTTCACTACTCTATTTGGTCTCGGTTTTTACTGGAAAATTCATTCTTTGTGGTATTACTGCCTTATC caggttttaaatggaCTTGTGCAGACTACGGGGTGGCCAGCTGTGGTTGCATGTATTGGGAACTGGTTTGGAAAGGGAAA GCGTGGATTTATTATGGGAGTATGGAATTCTCACACCTCGGTTGGAAACATTCTGGGCTCCCTCATTGCTGGTGTCTACGTGTCGTCTGCGTGGGGCCTGTCCTTTATTGTGCCTGGTATCATCATCGCCTCCACTGGAGTCCTGTGCTTTTTGTTCCTGGTTGAAA AACCTGAAGATGTGAACTGCACTCCTCCACAGCATCAT GAGAGCGCTGAGCAGGAACCTCTGCTGAGCAATTCTTCCAGTAATGAGGAGATCTTCAGCAGTCACTCCTCGACTGCCGTGGAGCCTGTGGAGGAGCACACGGAGGCCATCGGCTTCTGCAGTGCACTCAAGATTCCT GGTGTTGTGGAGTTTTCCTTATGTTTGCTGTTTGCAAAGTTGGTCAGCTACACTTTCCTTTATTGGCTCCCTTTATACATTGCTAATGTTG CACATTTCGATCCCAAACATGCTGGTGACTTGTCTACACTGTTTGATGTTGGTGGAATTGTGG GTGGCATCCTAGCTGGTCTTATATCTGACTACAGCGGGGGCAGAGCTACCACCTGCTGTGCCATGTTGATTATAGCTGCTCCTATG CTCTTCTTGTTCAATAAGGTCGGGCAGAGCGGCTTGTCCACGACAATCT GCATGTTGCTATGGTGTGGCGCTCTCGTGAACGGACCCTACGCTCTTATCACCACCGCTGTATCAGCTGACCTA GGCACTCACGAGTGTCTCAGAGGAAACTCGAGAGCTCTGTCCACTGTTACGGCCATTATTGACGGCACTGGATCAATAG GTGCCGCTGTTGGGCCTCTGTTGGCTGGGTTGATCTCTCCCACTGGTTGGAATAATGTTTTCTATATGCTCATTGCTGCGGACGTACTGGCTTGTCTT cTGTTATCAAGGCTGGTATATAAGGAGATCAGAGGATGGTGCGGAAACACTACGAGACAGAGAGG GTTCAAAGAGATCTGA
- the oafb gene encoding out at first protein homolog: protein MYARLTSPVALVQIVFLLCLFSAPVCSGLKVLVRLHDGKITEEILEADSEKDIITLEFKQGDGTLITFLSDFKRHVKIFRALVLGEPERGQTQYQALCFISHLDHGELIPSEAMTRLRQKNPRVVRSAEEMRGVERLSMNAVVNMSISWHLSTHIRNVCREAQDLVYTRQQDVKHWLDRGVEGSIFKVLPQSLDVAGLQSCNSTADPWQPCVCSYRINLEWFPCQLKYCRSQGSNPYKCGIKSCSKGYRFDFYTPHKQLCLWDEDSQ, encoded by the exons ATGTACGCGAGGTTGACTTCACCGGTGGCTTTAGTGCAGATCGTCTTCTTGCTGTGTTTATTTTCGGCGCCGGTTTGTTCGGGTCTGAAGGTGCTCGTTCGTCTTCATGATGGGAAGATAACGGAGGAGATTTTGGAGGCGGACAGTGAGAAAGACATCATAACACTAGAGTTCAAGCAGGGAGACGGGACTCTCATCACATTTCTGTCGGATTTCAAGCGG CATGTGAAGATCTTTCGTGCATTGGTCCTCGGGGAGCCAGAGAGGGGTCAGACACAGTATCAAGCCCTGTGTTTCATCTCCCATTTGGATCACGGAGAGCTCATCCCCAGTGAAGCCATGACCAGACTAAGACAG AAAAACCCTCGTGTGGTGCGGAGTGCAGAAGAGATGCGAGGAGTGGAACGGCTCAGTATGAACGCAGTGGTCAATATGAGTATCTCCTGGCATCTCAGTACTCATATACGTAATGTCTGCAGGGAAGCCCAGGACCTTGTGTACACACGACAACAAGATGTCAAGCACTGGCTGGACAGAG GGGTAGAGGGTTCGATTTTCAAGGTGCTTCCCCAGAGTCTGGACGTCGCTGGTTTGCAGAGTTGTAACTCTACAGCAGACCCGTGGCAGCCGTGCGTATGCAGTTACAGGATAAATCTGGAGTGGTTTCCTTGTCAGCTTAAGTACTGCCGGAGTCAGGGGTCCAATCCCTACAAGTGTGGCATTAAAAGTTGTAGCAAAGGCTACCGGTTTGACTTCTACACGCCCCATAAACAGCTGTGCCTTTGGGATGAGGACTCTCAATAA
- the pde9ab gene encoding LOW QUALITY PROTEIN: high affinity cGMP-specific 3',5'-cyclic phosphodiesterase 9A (The sequence of the model RefSeq protein was modified relative to this genomic sequence to represent the inferred CDS: inserted 1 base in 1 codon), translated as MGSSSSSYAPKTIYLDVDGKVQRVVFSRYCSPCDIKEILCSSSNITRNTEILLVDPEGALISIDPTMPANNPNSLYKVVPHSTSQAGEKEDMFQNVLSQVAEQFSRAFRINEIKTEVTNRLAMLEKRVELEGLKVVEIEKCKNDLKKLRDEITSRGGVRVNCNCKYNFTDDGMKLSPRRDIPNYPKYTLSDETIEALKKPTFDVWHWEHNEMLSCLEYMYHDLGLVKELNMNPITLKRWLLAIQENYRENPFHNFRHCFCVSQMMYGMIHLCNLQERLTMTDMCILMTAAVCHDLDHPGYNNTYQINARTELAVRYNDISPLENHHCAVTFQILSMPECNVFANIEPESFKQIRQAIISLILGTDMARHXEILDSFKQKVDNFDFTNEEHIKCLKMVLIKCCDISNEVRPTEVAEPWVDCLLEEYFIQLFPQIEEIMVQPLRDSRDHYEELKQIDDAMSEAQKKKTESLSLGGRKK; from the exons ATGGGGTCAAGTTCTTCATCTTATGCTCCAAAAACTATTTATCTGGacgtggatggaaaagtgcaaaGA GTGGTTTTCAGTCGATATTGCAGCCCATGTGACATCAAGGAGATTCTCTGTTCATCATCCAATATTACAAG AAACACAGAAATCCTTTTGGTAGACCCAGAAGGAGCATTGATATCTATTGACCCTACCATGCCTGCAAACAATCCAAA CAGTTTGTATAAGGTTGTGCCTCATTCCACAAGCCAAGCAGGAG aGAAAGAAGACATGTTCCAGAATGTTCTGTCACAAGTGGCTGAGCAGTTCAGCAG AGCCTTCAGAATTAATGAGATAAAGACTGAAGTGACCAACAGACTGGCCATGCTGGAGAAGAGAGTTGAAT TGGAAGGACTGAAAGTTGTGGAAATTGAGAAGTGCAAGAACGATCTGAAGAAACTAAGGGATGAAATTACCTCTAGAGGAGGAGTGAG AGTGAACTGCAACTGCAAATACAACTTTACTGATGATGGAATGAAACTCTCTCCCAGGAGAGACATTCCAAACTACCCAAAG TACACCCTTTCTGATGAGACTATTGAAGCTTTGAAGAAGCCCACCTTTGATGTTTGGCATTGGGAACATAATGAG ATGCTTAGTTGTTTGGAGTATATGTATCATGACCTTGGACTGGTAAAGGAGTTAAACATGAACCCAATAACTCTTAAAAGATGGCTG CTGGCAATTCAAGAAAATTACCGTGAAAACCCTTTCCACAACTTCCGCCATTGCTTTTGTGTGAGTCAGATGATGTACGGAATGATCCATTTGTGTAACCTTCAG GAGAGGTTGACCATGACAGACATGTGTATTCTGATGACTGCAGCGGTGTGCCATGACCTGGACCACCCGGGATACAACAACAC GTATCAGATTAATGCTCGCACTGAGCTGGCTGTGCGCTACAATGACATCTCTCCGCTGGAGAACCATCACTGTGCTGTGACTTTCCAAATCCTCTCCATGCCCGAATGCAACGTATTCGCCAATATAGAGCCCGAGTCATTCAAACAGATTCGACAG GCAATCATTAGTCTCATTTTGGGGACAGATATGGCGAGAC GAGAGATACTGGACTCCTTCAAACAGAAAGTGGACAACTTTGACTTTACCAATGAGGAGCACATCAAATGT CTAAAGATGGTCTTGATCAAGTGCTGTGACATCTCGAATGAGGTCAGACCCACTGAGGTGGCAGAGCCATGGGTGGACTGTTTGCTGGAGGAATACTTTATCCAG CTCTTTCCTCAGATTGAGGAGATCATGGTTCAACCCTTGAGGGACTCTCGGGATCATTACGAAGAACTGAAGCAGATAGATGACGCCATGTCAGAG GCACAGAAGAAGAAAACGGAGAGCTTGTCTTTGGGTGGAAGGAAGAAATAG
- the zgc:194948 gene encoding uncharacterized protein zgc:194948 has translation MLAVLLILGTLCPLNFAALDISLLDPQSDEVLTAIFSDGFLLRFPNCTTYGGQDGAVLYQILKTDEKQSENFTVPNCSSDKRAPRGLLLKNLKHETNYSIWYKIRDEISLPLNSSTLPVTKFSEINDGLPARSGAMVVITVILALAMAVLLAGIISLIFISK, from the exons ATGCTGGCTGTTCTCCTCATCCTTGGGACACTGTGTCCCTTAAACTTTGCAG CATTAGACATCAGCTTGCTGGATCCTCAGTCAGATGAGGTGCTGACTGCCATATTTTCAGATGGCTTTCTACTACGTTTTCCTAACTGTACTACTTATGGGGGTCAAGACGGTGCAGTTCTGTACCAGATTTTGAAAACTGATGAAAAAC AATCAGAAAATTTTACGGTTCCAAACTGCAGCTCCGACAAACGGGCTCCACGGGGCTTACTTCTAAAAAACCttaaacatgaaacaaattacag caTATGGTACAAGATACGCGACGAAATCAGCTTGCCCTTGAATAGTTCAACTCTACCTG TGACTAAATTCAGTGAAATTAATGATGGTCTGCCGGCCCGCAGTGGAGCCATGGTGGTCATCACTGTCATCCTGGCTTTAGCTATGGCGGTGCTCCTGGCTGGCATCAta
- the slc37a2 gene encoding glucose-6-phosphate exchanger SLC37A2 isoform X2, with amino-acid sequence MGSLAPGIKLITAFSRDSWYRFFILLLTFVFYTSYHLSRKPISIVKSQLHRNCSNVIYPSDLNITDNDTWCDWAPFDQKNYQNLFGVLDNCFLVAYAIGMFFSGIFGERVPLRYYLTFGMLLSGLFTTLFGLGFYWKIHSLWYYCLIQVLNGLVQTTGWPAVVACIGNWFGKGKRGFIMGVWNSHTSVGNILGSLIAGVYVSSAWGLSFIVPGIIIASTGVLCFLFLVEKPEDVNCTPPQHHESAEQEPLLSNSSSNEEIFSSHSSTAVEPVEEHTEAIGFCSALKIPGVVEFSLCLLFAKLVSYTFLYWLPLYIANVAHFDPKHAGDLSTLFDVGGIVGGILAGLISDYSGGRATTCCAMLIIAAPMLFLFNKVGQSGLSTTICMLLWCGALVNGPYALITTAVSADLGTHECLRGNSRALSTVTAIIDGTGSIGAAVGPLLAGLISPTGWNNVFYMLIAADVLACLLLSRLVYKEIRGWCGNTTRQRG; translated from the exons ATGGGATCGCTGGCTCCGGGCATCAAACTCATCACCGCTTTCTCTAGAGACAGCTG GTACAGATTCTTCATCCTTTTGCTGACGTTTGTCTTCTACACTAGCTACCACCTCTCTCGAAAGCCCATCAGTATCGTCAAG aGTCAACTGCATAGAAACTGCTCTAATGTCATTTATCCATCTGACCTCAACATCACCGACAATGACACCTGGTGTGATTGGGCCCCTTTTG ACCAGAAAAATTACCAGAACCTGTTTGGAGTGCTGGACAACTGCTTTCTTGTCGCATATGCGATCGGCATGTTCTTCAG TGGCATTTTTGGAGAGCGCGTGCCCCTCCGGTACTACCTGACATTCGGGATGCTTCTCAGTGGCCTTTTCACTACTCTATTTGGTCTCGGTTTTTACTGGAAAATTCATTCTTTGTGGTATTACTGCCTTATC caggttttaaatggaCTTGTGCAGACTACGGGGTGGCCAGCTGTGGTTGCATGTATTGGGAACTGGTTTGGAAAGGGAAA GCGTGGATTTATTATGGGAGTATGGAATTCTCACACCTCGGTTGGAAACATTCTGGGCTCCCTCATTGCTGGTGTCTACGTGTCGTCTGCGTGGGGCCTGTCCTTTATTGTGCCTGGTATCATCATCGCCTCCACTGGAGTCCTGTGCTTTTTGTTCCTGGTTGAAA AACCTGAAGATGTGAACTGCACTCCTCCACAGCATCAT GAGAGCGCTGAGCAGGAACCTCTGCTGAGCAATTCTTCCAGTAATGAGGAGATCTTCAGCAGTCACTCCTCGACTGCCGTGGAGCCTGTGGAGGAGCACACGGAGGCCATCGGCTTCTGCAGTGCACTCAAGATTCCT GGTGTTGTGGAGTTTTCCTTATGTTTGCTGTTTGCAAAGTTGGTCAGCTACACTTTCCTTTATTGGCTCCCTTTATACATTGCTAATGTTG CACATTTCGATCCCAAACATGCTGGTGACTTGTCTACACTGTTTGATGTTGGTGGAATTGTGG GTGGCATCCTAGCTGGTCTTATATCTGACTACAGCGGGGGCAGAGCTACCACCTGCTGTGCCATGTTGATTATAGCTGCTCCTATG CTCTTCTTGTTCAATAAGGTCGGGCAGAGCGGCTTGTCCACGACAATCT GCATGTTGCTATGGTGTGGCGCTCTCGTGAACGGACCCTACGCTCTTATCACCACCGCTGTATCAGCTGACCTA GGCACTCACGAGTGTCTCAGAGGAAACTCGAGAGCTCTGTCCACTGTTACGGCCATTATTGACGGCACTGGATCAATAG GTGCCGCTGTTGGGCCTCTGTTGGCTGGGTTGATCTCTCCCACTGGTTGGAATAATGTTTTCTATATGCTCATTGCTGCGGACGTACTGGCTTGTCTT cTGTTATCAAGGCTGGTATATAAGGAGATCAGAGGATGGTGCGGAAACACTACGAGACAGAGAGGGTGA